One window of Gemmatimonadaceae bacterium genomic DNA carries:
- a CDS encoding amidohydrolase family protein, translating into MTSRLFKGAMCALLLLLAGDLAGQTPSLDSARIAMRGGVTALVGGTLIDGYGGPPIRNSVILVTGERITRVGTVGSVPIPADAKIISTEGMSVLPGLWDMHVHLMLNGHSDYAHWDRTYLPMLERVIMPASARQLLLAGVTSARDLGAPLAPSIAVRDAINTGRIPGPTMYVSGPFLQHRPYPGTEAFRWGVNGVADAREKVRALARAGVNCVKLIDQDEMTMEEVRAIVDEAHRLGLMVVAHSHRPEEIRRGLLAGVDNFEHTGLATSPEFPPDVIALLQARTARGNTRPLFWTPTIEGLFNYESLRDDPEALDDPSWHLGLPDSVIADIRSSIVHPDRLPYFQITPSRRPTLGRKFQQLRESGVVLLVGTDAGIPMKFHSQATWRELEVWVNRLGVDPMTAIRAATYWPAVAMKVDRDVGTVSEGKFADIIAVRGNVLRYINLLQDVDLVVKRGVRYK; encoded by the coding sequence GTGACCTCACGCCTCTTCAAAGGCGCGATGTGCGCCTTGCTGCTCCTGCTGGCCGGTGACCTCGCTGGGCAGACGCCTTCGCTGGACAGCGCGCGAATCGCCATGCGCGGCGGCGTGACGGCGCTCGTCGGCGGCACTCTCATCGACGGATACGGCGGGCCGCCTATTCGTAACAGCGTAATCCTGGTCACGGGAGAGCGCATCACCCGTGTCGGCACTGTAGGGTCGGTCCCGATTCCGGCCGACGCGAAGATCATCTCTACCGAGGGCATGAGTGTGCTTCCCGGACTGTGGGACATGCACGTGCATCTCATGCTCAACGGCCACAGCGATTACGCGCACTGGGACCGGACCTACCTGCCGATGCTCGAGCGCGTCATCATGCCGGCCTCCGCCCGCCAGCTTTTGCTTGCGGGCGTCACGAGCGCGCGCGACCTCGGCGCCCCGCTGGCTCCGAGCATCGCGGTGCGCGATGCGATCAACACCGGCCGTATCCCCGGACCGACGATGTACGTCTCCGGCCCCTTTCTGCAGCACCGCCCATATCCGGGGACGGAGGCCTTTCGCTGGGGAGTGAACGGAGTCGCGGACGCGAGAGAGAAAGTGCGCGCGCTGGCACGCGCCGGGGTCAACTGCGTGAAGCTCATCGATCAGGACGAGATGACCATGGAAGAGGTGCGCGCCATTGTCGACGAGGCGCACCGTCTCGGCCTGATGGTGGTCGCGCACTCGCACCGACCGGAAGAAATTCGGCGCGGTCTGCTCGCCGGCGTGGACAACTTCGAGCACACCGGCCTGGCTACGTCACCCGAGTTTCCTCCCGACGTGATCGCGCTCCTCCAGGCGCGCACCGCGCGCGGCAACACGCGGCCGTTGTTCTGGACGCCCACGATCGAGGGCTTGTTCAACTATGAGTCGCTGCGCGACGACCCCGAGGCGCTGGACGATCCCTCGTGGCATCTGGGTCTCCCGGATTCCGTTATCGCCGACATCCGCTCGTCGATCGTACACCCCGATCGACTTCCCTATTTCCAGATAACGCCGAGCCGCCGGCCGACGCTCGGCAGGAAATTCCAGCAACTCAGGGAGTCGGGCGTGGTGCTACTGGTGGGAACCGATGCCGGCATCCCAATGAAGTTTCACAGCCAGGCGACCTGGCGGGAACTGGAAGTCTGGGTCAACCGGCTGGGCGTGGATCCGATGACAGCGATTCGCGCTGCCACCTATTGGCCCGCCGTCGCCATGAAGGTAGACCGCGACGTGGGAACGGTGAGCGAGGGAAAGTTCGCGGACATCATCGCCGTGCGCGGGAACGTGCTCCGCTACATCAACCTGCTTCAGGATGTGGATCTCGTGGTCAAACGCGGAGTTCGGTACAAATAG